The Gordonia terrae genome contains the following window.
ACAACAACACCTTCTACGTGACCGTTTGTGTTGCGGTGGGTGTGTGTTCGAGGGTGAAACATCAGACAGACTCACCGCTTCCACACGTGTGGGAGGGTCGGGGGTTACGGCCGTGCCTGTGAGGGCCGGCGGGTTCATTGTCACGCTATCGGGGTTCTGAGGGAACACGCGAGTGTTGTCTCTGACCTTGCTGTTCGATCAATCATGCCGGTGAGGTGTCCTGTGATGGGATGCGGAGGTGTGTGCGGTGGAACGGTGTGTGTTGTTTGAGAAGTGCATAGTGGATGCGAGCATCTTTATTTCAAATCAACTTTTTGTTGGTCTGTGATTTAGCAGAATTTGTAGTGTGTGATGTCTACATTCGGTCCTCGCGGTGCGGCCCTGTTGTGGGGTTGTAGTGTGGGGGTTGTTTGTAGGTGTTGTTGTAAGTGTGTAAGGGCGTTCGGTGGATGCCTTGGTACCAGGAGCCGATGAAGGACGTGGTAGGCCGCGATAGTCCTCGGGGAGTTGTCAAACGAGCTGTGATCCGAGGGTGTCCGAATGGGGAAACCCAGCACGAGTGATGTCGTGTTACCACCAGCTGAATGTATAGGCTGTGTGGGGGGAACGTGGGGAAGTGAAACATCTCAGTACCCATAGGAAGAGAAAACAATTGTGATTCCGTGAGTAGTGGCGAGCGAAAGCGGAGGAGGCTAAACCATGCGCATGTGATACCGGGTAGGGGTTGTGCGTGTGGGGTTGTGGGGTTCGTCTTCTTCCATCTGCCTGTGGAAGCGTGAGTGAGAAAATCGTGTGTTAGGTGAAGTGGCCTGGAATGGTCTGCCGTAGTCGGTGAGAGTCCGGTAGCTGAAAACACATGGTCTTGCGTGACGGTGTCCCCAAGTAGCAGCGGGCTCGTGGAATCTGCTGTGAATCTGCCGGGACCACCCGGTAAGCCTGAATACTTCCTGGTGACCGATAGCGGACAAGTACCGTGAGGGAAAGGTGAAAAGTACCCCGGGAGGGGAGTGAAATAGTACCTGAAACCGGACGCTTACAATCCGTCAAAGCCTGTGCACAGTTTACTGTGGCGGGTGATGGCGTGCCTTTTGAAGAATGAGCCTGCGAGTTAGTGCTCGGTGGCGAGGTTAACCCGTGTGGGGTAGCCGTAGCGAAAGCGAGTCTGAATAGGGCGTGTGAGTCGCCGGGTCTAGACCCGAAGCGGAGTGATCTACCCATGGCCAGGGTGAAGCGTCGGTAAGACGTCGTGGAGGCCCGAACCCACTTCAGTTGAAAATGGAGGGGATGAGTTGTGGGTAGGGGTGAAAGGCCAATCAAACTCCGTGATAGCTGGTTCTCCCCGAAATGCATTTAGGTGCAGCGTCACATGTTTCTTACTGGAGGTAGAGCTACTGGATGGCCGATGGGCCCCACAGGGTTACTGACGTCAGCCAAACTCCGAATGCCGGTAAGTGAGAGTGTGGCAGTGAGACTGCGGGCGATAAGGTTCGTAGTCGAGAGGGAAACAGCCCAGATCGCCGGCTAAGGCCCCTAAGCGTGTACTAAGTGGAAAAGGATGTGGGGTCGCGAAGACAACCAGGAGGTTGGCTTAGAAGCAGCCACCCTTGAAAGAGTGCGTAATAGCTCACTGGTCAAGTGATCCTGCGCCGACAATGTAGCGGGGCTCAAGTACACCGCCGAAGCCGCGGCACTCACATATAGCCCGTCGATCTTCTATGGAGGGTCGGCCAGGTGTGTGGGTGGGTAGGGGAGCGTCCTGCATCCGTGGAAGCGCCGGAGTGATCCAGGTGTGGAGGGTGTGGGAGTGAGAATGCAGGCATGAGTAGCGAAAGCAGAGTGAGAAACTCTGCCGCCGAATGACCAAGGGTTCCTGGGCCAGGCTAATCCGCCCAGGGTGAGTCGGGACCTAAGGCGAGGCCGACAGGCGTAGTCGATGGACAACGGGTTGATATTCCCGTACCCGTGTATCCGCGCCCATGCTGAATCAGTTGTACTAACCATCCTGATCCCCCGGGAGCACCTTCGGGTGCCGAGTTGGGGTGATGCATGGGACCTTGGCTGGTAGTAGGCAAGCGATGGGGTGACGCAGGAAGGTAGTGGGGCCAGTCAGTGGTTGTACTGGTGTAAGCCTGTAGGGCGAGTGATAGGCAAATCCGTCACTCATACAGCCTGAGAGGTGATGCGTAGCCGTTGAGGTGAATTCCATGATCCTATGCTGCCGAGAAAAGCCTCTAGTGAGTTGGTACACGGCCCGTACCCCAAACCAACACAGGTGGTCAGGTAGAGAATACTAAGGCGATCGAGAGAACTGTGGTTAAGGAACTCGGCAAAATGCCCCCGTAACTTCGGGAGAAGGGGGACCCATCCTGGTGACGGCATGTACTGCTTGAGCTGGTGTGGGTCGCAGAGACCAGAGAGAAGCGACTGTTTACTAAAAACACAGGTCCGTGCGAAGTCGTAAGACGATGTATACGGACTGACGCCTGCCCGGTGCTGGAAGGTTAAGAGGACCGGTTAGTCACTTCGGTGGCGAAGCTGAGAATTTAAGCCCCAGTAAACGGCGGTGGTAACTATAACCATCCTAAGGTAGCGAAATTCCTTGTCGGGTAAGTTCCGACCTGCACGAATGGCGTAACGACTTCTCTGCTGTCTCAACCACAGACTCGGCGAAATTGCAGTACGAGTAAAGATGCTCGTTACGCGCGGCAGGACGAAAAGACCCCGGGACCTTCACTATAGCTTGGTATTGGTGTTCGGTTCGGTTTGTGTAGGATAGGTGGGAGACTGTGAAGTGGGCACGCCAGTGTTCATGGAGTCGTTGTTGAAATACCACTCTGATCGTATTGGACTTCTAACCTCGGACCCTGATCGGGTTCAGGGACAGTGCCTGGTGGGTAGTTTAACTGGGGCGGTTGCCTCCTAAAAGGTAACGGAGGCGCCCAAAGGTTCCCTCAGCCTGGTTGGCAATCAGGTGTTGAGTGTAAGTGCACAAGGGAGCTTGACTGTGAGACGTACATGTCGAGCAGGGACGAAAGTCGGGACTAGTGATCCGGCACCGGCAAGTGGAAGCGGTGTCGCTCAACGGATAAAAGGTACCCCGGGGATAACAGGCTGATCTTCCCCAAGAGTCCATATCGACGGGATGGTTTGGCACCTCGATGTCGGCTCGTCGCATCCTGGGGCTGGAGTAGGTCCCAAGGGTTGGGCTGTTCGCCCATTAAAGCGGCACGCGAGCTGGGTTTAGAACGTCGTGAGACAGTTCGGTCTCTATCCGCCGCGCGCGTAAGAAACTTGAGGAAACCTGTCCCTAGTACGAGAGGACCGGGACGGACGAACCTCTGGTGTGCCAGTTGTCCCGCCAGGGGCACTGCTGGTTAGCTACGTTCGGAAGGGATAACCGCTGAAAGCATCTAAGCGGGAAGCCTGTTCCAAGATGAGGTTTCTCACCCCCTCAGCGGGGTTAAGGCCCCCTACAGACCATGGGGTTGATAGGCCAGAACTGTACGCACAGCAATGTGTTCAGGTGACTGGTACTAATCGGCCGAGGACTTACCAACAACACCCACAACATCACCACACAAGTGACTGTGGTGGTGTTCGCATCCACTATGTACTTCTGAAACAACACACAACAAACAAACACTGTTGTGTGAAAAGTGTTTCACAAAGTTACGGCGGCTATAGCGGAGGGGAAACGCCCGGCCCCATTCCGAACCCGGAAGCTAAGCCCTCCAGCGCCAATGGTACTGCACCCTAATCAGTGTGGGAGAGTAGGACACCGCCGAACACAATTTCCCACTGTGGCCCCTCACGATTCGTGAGGGGCCACAGCGCATTTCGGGATCATTGTCCAGGTTCAGTCGGTGCCCTTGGGTACCACGATCATCGGCACGGACACCGCCCGGAGGATCTTGGCCGCGGTTGTTCCGAGGAACAAGGTGTTGGGCGCCGCGAGCCGGCTCGACCCGACCATCACGACGTCACCGTCCTGCCAGTCCAGCGAACCGACCGCTTCTTCGATCGTTGATCCTTGGGCCACCGCGGAGCTGACCGGAAAGTCCTGTGGCAGCTGCTCTCTGGCCGCCTCGAGACTGCGTCGTGCGTGTTCCCGAGCGGAGTCGAGTGCGCGTTCCTCGGGTTCGGTGCGCCACGGTTGCACGTCGTCGACGGCCACCAGCGAGATCAAGCGGATCGGCCGTTGGGCACGGACGCCGCTGCGAAGGGCGGTCTGGAACAGCAGCTGGGTTCCGGGTCGACTGCCGATCGCAACCGAGATCTCCCGGACCTCGTCGGCGCCGAGGTGAGCGAATCCCGGTGGCGCCACCGCGACCGGGACGGGTGCCGAGTGCAGGATGTCGTTCACGACGGTCCCGAGCGTGTGTCGTCCGCGGATGCCGCCGCCTGCGCCGCCGATCACCAGCATGTCTGCCGAGGTCCGTCGGGCCTGCACGATCAGTCCCTCACCCGGATTGGCATGTTCGGCGATCGTCGTGGTGGTCTCGATGTCGTCGGGGAGTTTGGCTGCGGCCGCGTCGAGCCAGCGTCGGGCAGCGCTGTCCAGGGCGTCGGAGAGCCGTTCCACCGACACCTGTTCGGACGGGTCGGTGCTCTCCGGCTCCGGTGGGATGACGATGCAGAGTTCGAGTTCGGCGTCGAAGGTGCGCGCAAGGCAGGCACCCAGAGCGACCGCGTCGTCGCCTCCCGAGGTCGCGATGTATGCGACGAGCAACTTCATGGGTACTCCCAGCGTCGGTGTCTCGGTCCCCGGTCATCGCCAGCCTAGTCATCGTGTGGAGCCCCGGGGTGTACCCGACGCGGCGGAGATCCGTCGCGGTGTCGGGGTGGCACGGGACACGCTTAGATGGAGGGCATGGAGTCCCTCGTCGACGGATATTTCAGCCACATCATGAACGAGTGCCGATCGGATCATGGGGGTGCGGTGGCGGACTACATCCCGGAACTGTCTGCGGTGGACCCGAACGGGTATGCGCTGTCCCTCTGTGTGCACGATGGACACACCTACTCGCACGGCGACACGGCCACGGCGTTCACCATCCAGTCGGTGTCGAAGCCGCTCACGTACGCGATGGCGTTGCAGAAGCACGGTGCGGTCGCAGTGGACGCGAAAATCGGCGTCGAACCGTCGGGGGAGGCGTTCAACGAGATCAGCGTCGACGACCGGCGCCGGCCGAAGAATCCGATGATCAACGCCGGCGCGATCTTCGCGGCGTCGATGCTGTTGCCGCCGATGGACACCGTCGACGAGGCCGCGGTGGCGGCGGCGTTCGCCGAGGTGCTCGAGTTCTACTCCGGGTGTGCCGGTCGACGACTGACGATGGACGAGGACGTCTATGCCTCGGAGTCGGCCACCGGATCGCGCAACCGGGCGATCGCCTACATGCTCGACAGCTTCGGGGCGCTCGAGACCAGTCCCGACGCCGCGCTCGACCTGTACTACCGGCAGTGCTCGATTCGCGTGACCACCGACGATCTCGCCGGAATCGGAGCCACCATCGCCAACGGTGGGGTGAACCCGCGTACCGGCCGTTCGGTGTTCTCCGGTGAGACGGCGCAACGCCTTCTCAGTGTCATGACCACCTGCGGCATGTACGACGGTGCGGGTGACTGGGTCACCACGGTCGGCCTGCCGGCCAAGAGCGGCGTCGGCGGCGGCATCCTCGCGGTCCTGCCGGGCCAGCTCGGCATCGGGGTGTACTCACCCCGCCTCGACGAGCACGGCAACAGCGTCCGCGGAGTCCAGGTGTGCCGTTCGTTGTCGAAGGATCTTGGACTGCACATGTTCAACGTGACCAGGGAGAGCCGGGTGACAATCCGGTCGGTCTACGACCTCTCGGACACATCCGTGGGAGCGGAGTGGAGCGAGCGGGAGCGCAGCTATCTGCGGACCTGCCGCGACACCATACGGGTATACGAACTCCAGGGTGATCTGACTTTCGCCGGAGCCGAGAGCGTGCATCGCCGTCTGGAAGCCGACATGAACCAGTACACCGTGGTGATCGTCGAGATCTCGCGGATCGGGGTGATCGACGCCGTCGCCCGCACCATGGTCCTGAGCATGAAGCGGCGGCTAGACCAGACCGGTCGACGGGCGATGCTCGTCGACCCCGACGGGGTGGTGCGAGCCAGTGTGGACCGCCACCGCAACGACACGGCGTTGCCCGATCTCGATGCGCCGCAAGAACTCCAGGGTTTCGATCCGGCGCTACCGCACGTGCACTCGACCATGGGCGACGCGATCACCGACGCCGAGACGTTCTTGCTCAAGCACTATTACGACCGGTGAGCAGCGACCCGTGGCCGACGGACAGGGGGTCACCGAAACCCTCGTCCGGATGGCCTAGGGTGGGCACGTGCGTCTCGTCATCGCGGAGTGTCAGGTCGATTACGTGGGGCGGCTGACCGCTCATCTGCCCATGGCTCGACGGTTGCTGTTGATCAAGTCGGACGGGTCGGTGAGCGTGCACGCCGACGACCGGGCCTACAAGCCGCTGAACTGGATGAGTCCGCCGTGCTGGCTCACCGAGGCGCAGGTTCCTGACGGCACGCAGGCACAGGCGTACTGGGTCGTCACCAACAAGGCCGGTGAGGAACTCCGCATCACGATCGCGTCGATCGAGCACGACTCGCAGCACGAGCTCGGGGTCGACCCCGGTCTCGTCAAGGACGGCGTGGAGGCGCATCTGCAGGAACTGCTCGCCGAGCACGTCGAGACGCTCGGTCCGGGTCACACCCTCATCCGCCGCGAGTACATGACCGCGATCGGGCCGGTCGACCTGCTGTGTCGGGACGCGTCGGGTGCCACGGTGGCGGTCGAGATCAAGCGACGCGGTGAGATCGACGGCGTCGAGCAGCTGACGCGGTACCTCGACCTGCTCAACCGCGACACCACGCTCGCCCCGGTGGCCGGGGTCTTTGCCGCGCAACAGATCAAGCCGCAGGCCCGGACGCTCGCCGAGGACCGCGGAATCCGGTGTGTGGTGCTGGATTACGACGAACTGCGCGGAGCGGAGAGTACGGAGTTCCGGCTCTTCTGAGGGCTTCGACAAGCTCAACCAGCGGAGGGGACAAGCTCGACCAGCGGACAGTCCTCCAGTCAGGCGTTGGATCGCACCTCGGGCGACCGCGCCTCGGGCGACAGTTTGCGGTTGAGGAGCTCGAGGTCGTCGGAGTCGGACAGCACGGAGTACTCGGAATCGTCCGGCTGGGCCAGCAGTTCCGGGAGCTCGGCCAGTTTGTCGCGGAGATGTCCGAGGTTCGCGGCGATGTCCTGACGGGTGCGATCGGCCGCCTGGGCGAGTTCGCGTGACCGGTCGAGCCGCTCCGTCGCGATGTCCAGTGCGGTCTGCCGGATGTGAGCCGCCTCGTCGAGAGCGCGTTCGCGCTGGTCGGCCAGTTCGGCGTCGTGGCGTTCCCGCTCGGCCCTGCGTTCGGCGGCACTGACCGCCTCCATCTCGGCGACGTCGGCCTTCGCCTTCTCCACGAGTCGACGGGCCTCGTCCTTGGCGGCCTGCATCGTCTTGCTGTGTTCGGCCTCCATCGCGGCGGAGCGCTCGGCGATGAGGCGCGCGGACTCCGACTCGTTGGCGGCCGCGGTCTCCTTGACCTGCCGGGCCCGGGCGGCGGCCTCGTCGACCAGCTTCTTCGCGGCGGTGCGGGCCTCGCCCCGGACACGCTCGGCGTCGGTCGCGGCGGAAGACCGCATGTCGGCGGCCTCCTGGCGGGCGATGGACAGCGTCTCGGCGGCCTCGGCCGAGGCCTCGGCGCGCATCTCCGACGCCTCGTCGGATGCCAGCTGCAGCATCCGGGACAGTCGCTCGCTCATGCCCTGCGCGGTGGTCGGCGGGACCGAGAGCTTGTCGACCTCGCGACGGAGCTCGGCGATCTCGTCGCGGGCGTCCTCGAGATGCGCGGCGAGTTCGTGCGCGTTGGCGGTGGCGGCGTCGCGATCCGCGGCGAGGACGCGCAGATCGGCGTCGAGCCGCTGGAGGTGGTCGGCGACCTGCTCACGGTCATAACCGCGCATCACGATCGCGAAGGGCAATTGCCGTGCGGGACCTGGCATGGCGGCCAGTGTATCGGAGAGCGCGCGGGATCTCCCCGGCCTCGGCGACGCCGCACGCGGACGTGCCGAGCGGGTCGGGCCGCCGGCGGGCCCGACCGGCTCGGCACGGTGAGTCGGTCAGTGACGCAACGGTTTTCGACCGTTGCGGGATATCAGTGCGCGGTGGCGGCGGGCTCCACGAGTTCGAGCAGGACGCCACCGGCGTCCTTGGGGTGGACGAAGTTGATCCGCGAGTCGGCGGTGCCTCGCTTGGCTGCCGGGTAGAGGACCCGGACGCCGGCTTCGGTGAGCCGCGCCGTCACCGCGTCGACGTCGGTGACGCGCACGGCGAGCTGCTGCAGACCCGGGCCGTTCCGGTCGATGAACTTGGCGATCGTCGAGGACTCGTCGAGCGGCGCGAGCAACTGGATCACCGCGCCGGTGCCGCCGGCCGGCCCGACCATGGCCTCTTCGACACCCTGTTCGGCATTCGTCTCCTGGTGCAGCGTCTCGAACCCGAGGTGGGTGGCGTACCACTCCTTGGCGGCCTCGAGATCGGGGACGGCGATGCCGACGTGATCGATGGCGATGATCAGGTCGGAGATCAGTGCGGTGGTGCTGGGGTCCGTTGCAGAGGAAGACATGGGACAACGGTAGCGTTGAGGTGTTGAGCGCACAGAGCGGGCGCTCGGTTGGCCCCCTTTTCGACACCCCCGGAGGTTCCTTCATGACTTCGACTGCCGACACGACAACGGTCATCGTCGCCGGTGCACGCACACCCTTCGGCCGCCTGCTGGGCTCGCTGAAGGACTTCAGCGGAGTGGACCTCGGCGCAGTCGCCATCAAGGGCGCGCTGGAGCGGTCCGGCGTACCCGCCTCGGAGGTCCAGTACGTGATCATGGGCCAGGTGCTGACCGCGGGGGCCGGTCAGATGCCTGCTCGCCAGGCGGCGATCAAGGCGGGCATCGGCTGGGACGTCCCGACCCTGACCATCAACAAGATGTGCCTGTCGGGCGTCGACGCGATCGCGCTGGCCGATCAGCTCATCCGGGCCGGGGAGTTCGACGTCGTCGTCGCCGGTGGCCAGGAGTCGATGACGCAGGCACCGCACCTCCTGCCCAACAGCCGCGGCGGCTTCAAGTACGGCAACACCGAACTCGTCGACCACATGGCCTTCGACGGACTGTTCGACGCCTTCACCGATCAGCCGATGGGGGCGCTGACCGAGCAGGGCAACGACGCCGACGGCTTCACCCGTGAGCAGCAGGACGAGTTCGCCGCGCGCAGCCACCGGCTCGCCGCCGCCGCATGGAAGAACGGTGTCTTCGACGACGAGGTCGTCCCGGTGTCCATCCCGCAGCGCAAGGGCGACCCGATCGAGTTCGCCGAGGACGAGGGCATCCGGGCCAACACGACCACCGAGTCGCTGTCCGGCCTGCGGCCGGCCTTCCGCAAGGACGGCACCATCACCGCGGGCAACTCGTCGCAGATCTCGGACGGCGCGGCCGCCGTGGTCGTGATGAGCAAGGCCAAGGCCGAGGAGCTCGGTGTCACGTGGCTGGCCGAGATCGGCGCCCACGGGGTCGTCGCCGGACCGGACTCGAGCCTGCAGGCGCAGCCGGCCAACGCCATCGTCAAGGCCTGTGACCGCGAGGGCATCGCGCCGGCGGACCTCGACCTCATCGAGATCAACGAGGCGTTCGCGGCCGTCGGACTCTCCTCGACCAAGCAACTCGGCATCGACCCCGAGATCGTCAACGTCAACGGCGGCGCGATCGCGGTCGGGCACCCGATCGGCACCTCCGGCGCGCGGATCGCGCTGCATGTGGCGCTCGAGCTGAAGCGACGCGGCGGTGGTGTCGGGGCGGCTGCGCTGTGCGGAGCCGGCGGCCAGGGCGACGCCCTGATCATCCGGGTTCCGAAGGCGTGAGGAACGAGACGTCTACGACACCTTGTAGTAGTTTTCTGTCCGATTCGGCACAATGAGGGCCATGCTGTCATTCTTCGACCTGACCACACCCGCCAAGCGCTTCCGGTTCGTCGCCGTCGCCGAGGCGATCACCTGGGCGATACTGCTGGTCGCCATGGTCGTCAAGCGGGTGAACGACGACGACGAGGCGATCGCCAAGCCGGGAATGATCCACGGGATCGTCTTCGTGCTCTTCGTGGTCGTCGCCCTCGTCACGGCTGTCCAGCTCAAGTGGAACTCCGTGAAGTGGGAGCTGCCTGTGGGCTCGCGCCGGATCGGGATCCCGATCGTGACCCTGCTCGCGCTGGTGTCGAGCCTGCCGCCGTTCGGCACGATCGTGTTCGAGTGGTGGGCGCGCCGAAACGGCCATCTCGCCGAGCTGTCCACCGATCGCGCACCGAGGCAGGCCACAGCCTGACCGCCCCGACCGCACCTTCGATCGCCCCGACGCTACGCCGGTCACGCCGCAGCGTCGGGGCGATCTTTGCGCTCAACGGGTTCCTCGCGGCGATGTGGGTGGCGCACATCCCGGTCATCAGCGAGCACACCGGAGTCGGCCACGATCAACTCGGCGGGCTGCTCCTGCTGCTCGGCGCCTCGGCGTTCGTGGGCATGCAGGTCTGCGGCCGCCTGATCGACCGTCGGGGTTCCCGCCCGGTGACCATCGGGGCCGCCGTGTTGCTGTCGGCGGTGATCATCGCGCCGGTGCTCGCCGTCGACGCACTGACCCTCGCCGCCGCACTCGTCGCCTTCGGCTTCGCCAACGGTTGTCTCGATGTGTCGATGAACGCGCAGGCAGTCGTGGTGGAACGGGCCTACCGCCGTCCCATCATGTCGTCGTTCCACGGCTTCTTCTCCGCGGGCAGCCTGGTGGGATCCGGAGTGGTCGCCGCGACGCTGTGGGCCGACGTCGGAGTCATCCTCACGGTAGCCTGCGCCGCGGTGGCCGGTGTCGGCGTCGTCGCGTGGAACGCCCGTGGACTGGCCGGCCGCGAGGTCGGCTCCGACGAGACGGGCGCACGAGGCGGTCGGACCGCGGACACCGAGTCCGCGAAGTGGTGGCACACCGTGGACCGGCGGCGCCTCGTGCTCCTGGCGGTGGTCGCCTTCGCGCTGATGCTGGCCGAGGGAACCGCCTACGACTGGAGTGCACTGCACGTGGTGGAGACCTTCGGCTCCGCCGAGGCGGTCGGCGCCATCGCGTTCGGCGCATTCAGCGCGACGATGACCGTGACGCGGTTCGTGATCGACCCGGTGGTCGCGTCGGTGGGCCCGGTGGCCGTCGTTCGCTACGGCGGTCTGCTCGGCACCGCCGGCATCGTGATCGCGGTGCTCTCGCCCGTACCCGCGCTCGCGATCGTCGGGTGGGGCGTGTTCGGGCTCGGCCTGGCGGGCCTGATCCCGCAGATCTTCACCGCGGCGGGCAATCTGTCGGGTGAGTCGAGCGGTCGGACGATCTCCGCGGTCGTCGGATGCGGATACCTCGGCATGCTCGCCGGCCCCGCGGTCGTCGGCTTCATCAGCAGCCGGACCTCGCTGAACACCGGACTGCTCGCCGCGGTGGTGGCGCTCGCACTCGCCGTCGCACTCGCGCCCGTCGTTC
Protein-coding sequences here:
- a CDS encoding universal stress protein, with the protein product MKLLVAYIATSGGDDAVALGACLARTFDAELELCIVIPPEPESTDPSEQVSVERLSDALDSAARRWLDAAAAKLPDDIETTTTIAEHANPGEGLIVQARRTSADMLVIGGAGGGIRGRHTLGTVVNDILHSAPVPVAVAPPGFAHLGADEVREISVAIGSRPGTQLLFQTALRSGVRAQRPIRLISLVAVDDVQPWRTEPEERALDSAREHARRSLEAAREQLPQDFPVSSAVAQGSTIEEAVGSLDWQDGDVVMVGSSRLAAPNTLFLGTTAAKILRAVSVPMIVVPKGTD
- the glsA gene encoding glutaminase A, producing the protein MESLVDGYFSHIMNECRSDHGGAVADYIPELSAVDPNGYALSLCVHDGHTYSHGDTATAFTIQSVSKPLTYAMALQKHGAVAVDAKIGVEPSGEAFNEISVDDRRRPKNPMINAGAIFAASMLLPPMDTVDEAAVAAAFAEVLEFYSGCAGRRLTMDEDVYASESATGSRNRAIAYMLDSFGALETSPDAALDLYYRQCSIRVTTDDLAGIGATIANGGVNPRTGRSVFSGETAQRLLSVMTTCGMYDGAGDWVTTVGLPAKSGVGGGILAVLPGQLGIGVYSPRLDEHGNSVRGVQVCRSLSKDLGLHMFNVTRESRVTIRSVYDLSDTSVGAEWSERERSYLRTCRDTIRVYELQGDLTFAGAESVHRRLEADMNQYTVVIVEISRIGVIDAVARTMVLSMKRRLDQTGRRAMLVDPDGVVRASVDRHRNDTALPDLDAPQELQGFDPALPHVHSTMGDAITDAETFLLKHYYDR
- the nucS gene encoding endonuclease NucS, with the translated sequence MRLVIAECQVDYVGRLTAHLPMARRLLLIKSDGSVSVHADDRAYKPLNWMSPPCWLTEAQVPDGTQAQAYWVVTNKAGEELRITIASIEHDSQHELGVDPGLVKDGVEAHLQELLAEHVETLGPGHTLIRREYMTAIGPVDLLCRDASGATVAVEIKRRGEIDGVEQLTRYLDLLNRDTTLAPVAGVFAAQQIKPQARTLAEDRGIRCVVLDYDELRGAESTEFRLF
- the mce gene encoding methylmalonyl-CoA epimerase, which gives rise to MSSSATDPSTTALISDLIIAIDHVGIAVPDLEAAKEWYATHLGFETLHQETNAEQGVEEAMVGPAGGTGAVIQLLAPLDESSTIAKFIDRNGPGLQQLAVRVTDVDAVTARLTEAGVRVLYPAAKRGTADSRINFVHPKDAGGVLLELVEPAATAH
- a CDS encoding acetyl-CoA C-acetyltransferase — translated: MTSTADTTTVIVAGARTPFGRLLGSLKDFSGVDLGAVAIKGALERSGVPASEVQYVIMGQVLTAGAGQMPARQAAIKAGIGWDVPTLTINKMCLSGVDAIALADQLIRAGEFDVVVAGGQESMTQAPHLLPNSRGGFKYGNTELVDHMAFDGLFDAFTDQPMGALTEQGNDADGFTREQQDEFAARSHRLAAAAWKNGVFDDEVVPVSIPQRKGDPIEFAEDEGIRANTTTESLSGLRPAFRKDGTITAGNSSQISDGAAAVVVMSKAKAEELGVTWLAEIGAHGVVAGPDSSLQAQPANAIVKACDREGIAPADLDLIEINEAFAAVGLSSTKQLGIDPEIVNVNGGAIAVGHPIGTSGARIALHVALELKRRGGGVGAAALCGAGGQGDALIIRVPKA
- a CDS encoding DUF3817 domain-containing protein, with amino-acid sequence MLSFFDLTTPAKRFRFVAVAEAITWAILLVAMVVKRVNDDDEAIAKPGMIHGIVFVLFVVVALVTAVQLKWNSVKWELPVGSRRIGIPIVTLLALVSSLPPFGTIVFEWWARRNGHLAELSTDRAPRQATA
- a CDS encoding MFS transporter — encoded protein: MWVAHIPVISEHTGVGHDQLGGLLLLLGASAFVGMQVCGRLIDRRGSRPVTIGAAVLLSAVIIAPVLAVDALTLAAALVAFGFANGCLDVSMNAQAVVVERAYRRPIMSSFHGFFSAGSLVGSGVVAATLWADVGVILTVACAAVAGVGVVAWNARGLAGREVGSDETGARGGRTADTESAKWWHTVDRRRLVLLAVVAFALMLAEGTAYDWSALHVVETFGSAEAVGAIAFGAFSATMTVTRFVIDPVVASVGPVAVVRYGGLLGTAGIVIAVLSPVPALAIVGWGVFGLGLAGLIPQIFTAAGNLSGESSGRTISAVVGCGYLGMLAGPAVVGFISSRTSLNTGLLAAVVALALAVALAPVVRPDGARAATPDGAGSRDAD